From a region of the Synechococcus sp. PCC 7502 genome:
- the rpsJ gene encoding 30S ribosomal protein S10 has protein sequence MATLQQQKIRIRLKAFDHKLLDASCEKIVDTANRTNATAIGPIPMPTKRRIYCLLRSPHVDKDSREHFETRTHSRIIDIYQPSAKTIDALMKLDLASGVDIEVKL, from the coding sequence GTGGCAACCTTACAACAACAAAAAATTCGGATTCGCTTAAAGGCATTCGATCACAAACTTCTTGATGCATCCTGCGAAAAAATCGTAGATACTGCTAATCGTACTAATGCAACTGCGATCGGTCCAATTCCTATGCCCACCAAACGACGGATTTATTGCCTTTTGCGATCGCCCCACGTTGATAAGGACTCCCGTGAACACTTTGAAACTCGGACTCATAGCCGTATTATTGATATTTACCAGCCTTCAGCTAAAACCATTGATGCCCTGATGAAGCTAGACCTTGCCTCTGGTGTGGATATTGAAGTTAAATTGTAG